A genomic region of Geminocystis sp. M7585_C2015_104 contains the following coding sequences:
- a CDS encoding DUF4340 domain-containing protein, translating into MRLKTSTICLAITAVFLAFITFSPKLASFFLSAFPDLFPKSLTKSQPIFPFSPGEIKRIKLRLADNKRLEFVRISNQPPQWQMIYPQNTKANDAAVSFLTSLFPNAKREIELIPTPQQRQEYGITSSSPTIHVFLQNGQQYRISLGKSNFDDTQIYAEVVFPDSSSQPSRIFLLSKSFQYALQRDFSEWKQPQ; encoded by the coding sequence ATGAGACTAAAAACAAGTACGATTTGCCTGGCCATTACTGCTGTATTTTTGGCTTTTATTACCTTTTCCCCTAAATTAGCCTCTTTTTTCCTTTCTGCCTTCCCTGATTTATTCCCGAAATCCCTTACAAAATCTCAGCCTATTTTCCCCTTCTCTCCTGGGGAAATCAAAAGGATTAAGCTGCGTCTAGCTGACAACAAGCGTCTAGAATTTGTCAGGATTAGTAATCAACCCCCTCAATGGCAGATGATTTATCCTCAGAATACTAAAGCCAATGATGCTGCTGTTTCCTTCCTTACTAGTTTATTCCCTAATGCCAAAAGGGAGATAGAATTAATTCCCACTCCGCAACAAAGACAAGAATATGGTATCACTTCCTCTTCCCCCACTATCCACGTTTTTCTCCAAAATGGACAACAGTATCGTATTTCTCTTGGCAAATCCAACTTTGACGATACTCAAATCTATGCCGAGGTTGTCTTCCCCGACTCTTCTAGTCAGCCTTCTCGCATTTTCCTTCTTTCAAAGAGTTTTCAATATGCTCTTCAGCGAGATTTTTCTGAGTGGAAACAGCCCCAATAA
- a CDS encoding DNA-directed RNA polymerase subunit omega: MAKKNNFDSNQIMFRTDALLSAASNRYRITVKVAQRAKERRRQELEKENGEESMKPVIRAIIEMSDELTQPEIISDE, from the coding sequence ATGGCAAAAAAGAACAATTTTGACTCAAATCAAATAATGTTTAGGACAGACGCGCTACTGTCAGCGGCGTCAAATCGTTATAGAATAACAGTAAAGGTGGCGCAAAGGGCAAAGGAGAGGAGAAGACAGGAGTTGGAAAAGGAAAATGGGGAAGAGTCCATGAAACCAGTAATAAGGGCCATTATAGAGATGTCAGATGAGTTGACTCAACCGGAAATAATAAGCGATGAATGA
- a CDS encoding SH3 domain-containing protein, which translates to MKRGLGGGIIGVGLGIAFSLGMTPKAVMADTAFVMDPPSNVRVVPNGRILCVIPSRVNINVYGYDRGWYLTDACGTMGYIHESQVRLAGQGRGRGDCVVVGLKRGQLALRKSPGGESVAGLNNGNTVDYLAGDFPWYYVRVVSGPNRRVTGMEGWVNANYLYCGD; encoded by the coding sequence ATGAAAAGAGGGCTAGGAGGCGGCATAATAGGGGTAGGCCTGGGTATAGCCTTTTCCCTGGGGATGACACCCAAGGCGGTCATGGCGGATACAGCCTTTGTAATGGACCCTCCCTCTAATGTTAGAGTGGTACCCAATGGGAGAATCCTATGTGTTATTCCCAGTCGTGTAAATATTAATGTTTACGGGTATGATAGGGGGTGGTATTTAACAGACGCCTGTGGAACAATGGGATACATACACGAAAGCCAGGTAAGACTTGCCGGACAGGGGAGGGGCAGAGGGGACTGTGTGGTGGTAGGATTAAAAAGAGGGCAACTGGCTTTAAGGAAATCCCCCGGGGGTGAGTCTGTTGCCGGGTTAAACAATGGCAACACGGTGGACTACCTGGCAGGAGATTTCCCCTGGTACTATGTTAGAGTGGTAAGTGGCCCTAATCGTCGTGTCACTGGTATGGAGGGTTGGGTTAATGCCAATTATCTCTACTGTGGCGACTAA